GTTCCTTCTGTGTGGTTTAGCCTTGCTTTGGCCCCTGTGCCTTGGTTCCCATCATGGCAGGGATGTAAATAGAGTGAGGTGCTGAGGGGGAACTTGGAGAGGGTCAGGGAGGGGAGCAGGTGAGCTGCAGTCAAGTCAGTGGGAGCAAAGGATCTGCATGGAGCTGGAAAAGCTCTTGAGAAATGCCTGCAGCCCAAAAGGCAACTCAGAGAGAGAGGCTGGAGTACCTTTGGTCAGACAAGTGTGACCATCACCCTCATACTTACCTGTCCCATAATTCTCCATTCCAGACCTCATCAATGCCTGGCAGTATCAGCAGATACTGGATTTcttgctggagaaggaaagaagttgCCATGACTACTCACCAAGTAATAgtgagtaatttgacttttaaTTGTGTATTATTTAACACCATCATCAGGTTGTGCTGGTGCAAACACGAACAGAATCAGGTCCATGAGAGTTGATATCTGAGTCTAACTTTACCTATGTAAATCAGGAGTAACCCTCTGGCAGAAGTGAGGTTACAATGGTTGGGAGTTGAGCCAGAATCCAGTGTAATTTCCCAGGTTTGCTGGGTGATGGGAAGGGCTGTAACTTCCCATTTACCCCCTAGTGCTGTGTGCCCCTCCCTGGATCAGATGATGCAGCCCAAATCACACAATGCTAAGGCTGCCTCTTTGCCCTGCTTCAACTGGGGCTCTCTTATTCCCTGAGAAGGGCAGTAATGGGGGAATTTGATACTTTTTGCAAACATTAGGGGACTCTGAACTTTTGTGTGCTGTGCCTGCCATGCTCACTGGTGGAGACCAGGGTGTGTTGGCTTTTGGATCAGGGAAGAAAATCACTTCTGTCAGATGGGAAAGGGGTGAACTGGCAAGAAAagagccattttttttttcccctggcttCTACAGCTCTATTATGTGCAATGGAGACACTAACTGCCCCCATGTCAGAGAATTGCTGAGAACCAGACCCAGAGAGGATTGCCAAATTTTCCACTGAATGCCAGAGGAAGAAGCACTGTAAGTAGAAGTCATCTGTCTCAACTGAAAGGCTGAATGGTGACTTGAAAGCTGTACAGTTAACttcatttaattttcctatCTGTGTTAGGCAACAAACTGATTAAAGGAAGGCATTCTGTGTGTTTGCATAAAAATCCTCTCATCCTGGCCCAGCCTCATGTGGGGCAGGGCACAGGatgtctatttttatttttcattctgtgttGTATTTAAAATGTGGCCAGAAAAGGGGGGAATGGGATGAGGAGGGTTTTAAACATTGGCTGCCACCTTAATTGCAGCCTAGCAATGAATGGCTGCAGGCTTTCTTGGACAGCTCCGCCGTGAATGTCACACACAAATCCATCTGACACCTGGGGTCAGAGGTattcttctgtgctttttgttAAGTCATCTTCCCCACTTTTGTGCCAAAGGGTCTGGCTAAATTGAATTGCATTTAAATGAGGTGAGTGTGTGATGGATCATCCGGGTGCTGTTGTTTCCCTCCAAGTTTTGTGACAGATCTCTCTAATGCAAACACCGTGTCCCATACCTTGAACACACTGCTGCAATTAAATACTGATCCTTTAAGCCTTATCTGGAAAAACAATATAGTAATAGCAGTCCCGTGTGTTTGCACAGAAAAGGAGAGGTGTGCACGCAGCAGatgctggcagagctctggtAATTCAGTTTGCAGGGGTCACAGTCACATTGGAGACACCAGCAGTGACATTAGCACGTGAAAAATTAGCACAAAATTCAGTTTGCAGGGTCACAGTAACATTGGAGACACCAGCAGTGACATTAGCACGTCCAGACCTTCAGTGCAAGCTCTCCAGGAATTAGAGCATGTACTGTGATGCCTTCACTGCTGTGTCAGCTGAGCTGTGACACCACCACATTTTTTATCAGCTTATTGTACAACTAAATGCAAATACAATGACTCAAAGAAGGGTGCTGACCAATCACTGAATTCCCCCTAAAACTGAGTTTTGGCTGAGTGATCAGCAAGATATAATGACTGACACTGGAATGAGTCTGCAGGGCACACAGCTCTGTGATTAGTCAGTTCTCATTACCTCTTCCTCCAATTAACGTCAGCAAATCAGTGCTCCTGAATCAACGAGGACCTCAGGAGAAACTAAGCTTTCCCAAAGCGCTGCCAGATGTCAGCAGAAGTTCCAATCCCCTCATCTTGATGGTTCTGTACTTTTAACACACATAATTAACTGTTAGCACCGTCCTGTTTCTGTCACTCCACCCTTCACCCGTGCTCTGCTGATAAATGCTGTTAGTTTAGCTGTGATGGAGGagtctgtgcccagctctgctgcctcatGCTCCTGCACTTCATCTCATCTTCATTTCCATGCTCATCCCAGCCAAGCAGGAGCCCAGCCTGAGATCCCTTTTGTTACAGCTTCATCACTCCATTTggctcttcctccctcctccttgcTGTCTTTGCAGTTTCCCTCCAACAGCATTTGGCTTTTATGGTCAGTCTCTGGAAGTGGAATATGAGTTAATTTTCCCCATACTTTCCAAGATACTATagggaatatttttatatatttttagtatCTGCAGGCTGTGGAGGAAGCTCACTTGTTCCAGTGCCCTTCATTACAaaggtgttatttttttttcctcttttttttttttttttttttttttcctgtgacttGTCAGGAATAGTTAAATGCTGTGATTGCTTTGGCCTCCCTTCAATGGGCATTTACCCAACTCATAAATACAAGAGTAGCTCCCCTGAAATCTGTTTCCACTCAGGTAGAGTTGTGAAGGTTTGCTCAGTGGTGCTCTGAGGAAAATGAAGAACCCAGATGGGCTTAAGGTTGGGAGTTGGTTGTTCTCTAAAACCCAAACAGTGTTGCTCAGATCAACTAAGATTTGCttattaacattaaaaatattaatccCCAGGTATTTTCACAGTTCCCTTTGCTCCCAAATTAGcatgggcagtgctgctgtccaaaataaatgaagtgtGTGAAGACAGTTAGTTTAAAGGCATTGAGGAATTTCAGACCTTTTACATCTCACTCTGCTTTCACCTAATTTGTTAATGGGTATGTTTTTCCCTGTgggaaaataaagcttttctctctgacaTTTTATAAAGGACCTACTAAACTTTCTTTTGTCCCTTTGGGTAAAATCAGTTGAATTGGCTTTTCTGGtgcctttctgctttccctAGAGAATCTGAGTTTGTTCTTAACCCTTTCTGCCCCCCAGGCCTTATGAACGGTATGACAGAAACCCTTAGATACCTTAGAAGTCTAGGCACAATGTGGGCAGCTGTAGGTTCACTAGGGAAAGGCTTATtactatgtaaaaaaaaattagatgtATAGGTGAAGAGAAGAATATTTGCTCATTTTAGGTGTGAGCTAAAACAGAAGCTTGCAGAGGGATGCACAGTGAGTTTGTGACATTGCTGGGAATTTCTGGATCTCCTGGGGCACTAGAGAACAGGATGTGTCCTCAGACCTAAGGGTTTGTGAACATTTCCAAGTCTCCAGCCACCCTTGGGGCACAGGTGTGTGTCACCACCAGGGATGGCAAACTGGGGACCTTGGTGTGACACTCACTGCTCCAGGCAGGCGGACACATCCCTTGTGGAACCTCAGACAAAATACTGCCATATTAACCTACTCTGTGGTGGCAAGAGCAGCTGGAATGGCCCCTGTGCTCTTTGATTTATCCAGACAGGTTTGCAGGGTGTTTGCTGCACGTTTCCTTAGAAGTCTGTCACAGCCTGACACACGCTGTTGCCGTGATGCCTCGCAGAGCTCAATCAAtgtccttccctggctgcagaggaaaacgtgctgagccagccctgcaggctgctccagcctgggataCCTGATCCTCAGGCTGAAAGAGCCCTTGGAGCACCAGGTCTGTCTGActctccatttctttctttcctccccatCTCTCACCTCATATTCTGTTTGCTGTCCATCCTGTGGTGtttcagctgctgaggagggacACGTTGTGTTGGTGTTGCAAAGGTTTGtctctgcaaaggaaaacatCTTCATTGCACAGGTATTGATGAAGAAGAGTATTAATTTAAAACCTGCCCTAGATTAATGTAGAACAGCATAAATAGCAAGCAGGTGCTGTGAATGATGAATGGGAGAAAAGGATTTGGACTGTCACTGTTCTACCACACAGGGAGTGTTTTACAGGAGACAAGGTGTTTTCTGTGACATTTCTGCATTTGCTTTACTTAACAATAACCATTAACCGTCCACTctcaaaaaaaatcttcttctGCTAAGATGCcatcaagaaagaagaagaaaatttggaACTTGCTTTGAAATAGCACTCTCATGGGAATTCAAAGCATGGTTATTCTTGTGCTGCttggaaagctgcttttctgtccaGCTTCCCTGTGATCCCTTTAGCTCTATCTGATACCAAAGGCTTGAGATGTCCAGATTAGAAATTAAATTCCACCTCTGTGGCCCAGACCTCATGACCTGCTGCAGTCACAGCAAATAGGTTTTCCTTTACAATGAGTGCTTCCAGCTAAAGCTGTCGCTTTTTGGTCAAAAacttttttggaaaaaaaaaaaaaaaagataattaaaaccATGTGATGCAGGTGTAGGAATAATAATTGACTTGAAATTGACTAGGGATTATTCAGAGTGATGGCAAGCCCTGATCTTGCAGGGATTTAGGTGcttgttttgttctgctggcATGTGTGAGTACACAGGATGGTCCTGTCCTGGGGGATTTAGGGGAGGCTGTGGCATGGCCAGGAGCAGTTGGGACAGCTGGGTGGGATGCACCACTTGCAGCATCAGgcagcaattcctgctgctAAATTGGGTGTAAACCACAGTATTTCAGGGGTGGACAGGTCTGGTTTGGGTGTCTGGTACAGGaacagcagcctggggagggcaggagagggatTTTCCCATTGCAATTTCTGTTTTACTTTGCAAATGTAAAAACTGGGAGTGACCGGTGTCAGGTCTGTGCTGGGAGGTGGGGACTGAAGAGCCTCAAGGGAAAGTGGCAGAAATCATGATTTAAGTGTGATCACTCTGATGATGTCAGTCCCTGGGATGGGCACTCAGCTGTCTGTGTGTCTCTAATTGTGCTGCTCATATTTCAAATGTGGTAAAATTGGACAGTACAGTTTTAAAACCAATTTTCAGTGCTCTGTTACAATGATGAAATCCAGAAATGGAAGGTGACTGtagtttataaataaatatttttttccagtgaactCTGAAACAGTTTTGAACAATTCACTTAATTAGCTGGATTTCCAGCAGTACAAAATGCGACCATCTCAATTTAATTAACAGATATCTACATTTTGTTAGTGTGGGGATTATGTGGAGACTGGTAGAAGCCAAATGGATTTTCATCCTGCTCACATACAATATCATGGTttagactgttttttttttattatgagcTTTTACTCTTTTTGCAAGAATTTCCAGTGTCATTTCTGCTGACAGTATTTGCTTaggacagatttatttttattcccttacAGATGAATTGGATCAAACATCTTTTTCCATATAGCTCAATTTTCCACAATGGAGTTACTCCTAGTTGACTACTCTGAGGAGAAAATTGTAGTCATTTTTGTGACTAGCAGCAGTTGAAATGTTTTTTGGCACGTATGCATATAATCTATTAATTTGCACTTCCTGTCAATTGCAGGGATTCATGATTATAAATAGTataaaaatttttaatgcaaataaagagagagaaaatccagcatttggtcttttttttttttcctagctggaGTCAGTGAGGTATTGAAACATGCAGGGTGTTTGTTTCAGGCTTTGATAAGGATCTCTCACATTCTTATATAAAATGCTAAATTAACAATAATCAGCCCCCATGACTTACAGCCCTGCTCAATGCAGCTTGCCTTTCTCTTGGGCTTCCTCTGAACCCACAGATCTGAGGGCTTTTTCCCTGTGATCTGAGAGAGCAAAATTCCTGACAAAACTAATGACTTGGGGCTCCTGCGgaattttaaaaccttttcttttcccccatgAGTGGCTGCCTAATGTGAGTGGGATTTCagtggcttttaaaaatttgcattatttcCTCCCTGCAGTCGGGACATTCAGCACTGGCTGCTTGGCACAGTGGTGGCTCTCTGGTGAGGTTTTCCACCAGGTTTCCCAATCCACACAACTGAGATAATTTATTGCCTTACATTTGGTATCTGACGTGggattttaaagcattttcaggTCCTTTATGCTGTGCTGTTGTGGCAAATCTGTAAGATGTGAAGGACCAGAGACATCTGAGCTGGTAGGAAGTGGaatattttcagctgaaatccTTCAGAGCAAGCAGTGACCACCCAGCAAGGAAATCAGCTCTGAGTcctggaaggaggaagaggagaaagttctgaatcatggaatcagagaatatcctgagttggaagggacacacaaagATCGTGAGTCTgactgctggccctgcacagacaccccaacaatcccactcTGTGCCTGAGAGCGTGTTCCAaacctcctggagctctggcaccctcggggctgtgcccattccctggggagccttgggcagtgcccagcaccctctggggggagaaccttttcctgatacccaaccTAAATCTCTGTTGGCACAGCTCGAGCtgttccctcaggtcctgtcactggtcacagaGTGCAGAGATCGGTGCCTGTCCCTTCTCTAGCTGTAGCAGCTGGATTTGCACTCTCTGCTCTTCCATTGCAGCTCCAGtcctggcaggaggggcagctCTCTCCCTCCTACACCCTTCCCAGGCTTGTGGCTCCAATCTTTATCTGTTGGCAGGACCCTCACCCACTGTGAGGCAGCAAATCCCATTCCTGGAAGATCATGGTTTGCTTCTGATGCCAGCTGGAAAAACTCTACTGTGGACAAAAGCAGTTAAGCAtctgcagcatctgctgctgctgagccctgccaCCACTGCTGGAATGGTTAATATTAGGAAGATTTGGCTTTACATTTTCACCTTGGAAGTGCAGGGTGGGGATGCTGCCTTTGGCTGGATCgtgtgctgctctcagcagcgGAGTGACCGGCCAGGATGTGCTGAGCCAGGGAAGCTCTGGGATGAAGCAGCAAAACGCTCCTGGCCGGCTGATGGCCGGCCACACATTCCAAGTGTCCGGCCGCCTCCACACCCCCTGGCCACCCCTCCGGGCCCGCTTCACCTCCCAGGCAAAGGCACAGCTTCCATCAATCAGCATCCACCTCATGCCGCTGCCTTTGTTTGCTCCGGAGAGTTTGGGAATGCGGGATTGCAGCTGAGTGCCATGCATGGCTGGCCAGGAGGGGAATGCTGAGCTCTCTCCCGGCAGCTCCATGCGAATCCATCTCTGATACCGAGTGCTGCGGAGCCGGTGACTTCTCAAAGATGCTGTGGGACAAATAAACAAATGGCTTACTCTGAGCAACAGGGCCTGGAAGTCAAACCGGGCTCCTCATTGCCAGAGGTCAGAAGAAATGATGGGAGGGTGCGTGCAAAGCCCTGGGGTGATGccagcctccctgctgggaTAACTCCCTTCTGCCGGCTGCAGCcggaccctggggacacctgagcAGCACCAGAACTTCCCCGCAGCCACCGCTGGCTCAGCCGTCCTGCTGAGCCAAAAACTCtgcattttcttgtgttttcccCAACGTGTTTGGGATTCCGGGAAGCTGAGAGTTAATGTCAGTCCTCCAGCGATGGAGCTGGACGGGTGCCCTCGGTGGCTTCTCGGGCTGTTTCGCTGACCCCAAGTAACTGCCAGAGCAACAGTTTCCATCCCCGTGGGTACCCACAGAGCCGTGGCCAGCCCCTGAGCTCCGGCAGGGGAAAGCAATCTGCCCTGTGAGCACTTTGGGAAAGATCCACGTCAGAGGGAAGAAGAACTTGGGGCTCTAAGAAatcagagctgaaaaaaaatccagttaatctccctccctgcagacTCCACAGCTTGCTGGGATGTCACTGAATAAGCCCCTGGTATGtttgtgctgcaggcagggctgccgGGCAGTTTTAAGACATTTAAGGGAAATTGAAGGACAAGCCCTATTCCTGGTCATGAGGAGGTGTCTGGTCTCTTTCATGTCCTGGAGGAGGCTTTGGGGTGTGCTCTGTCTGCTTGCCTTGGGCCCCTGGAATCCCACACCTCTGACAGCTTCGGGAAAGAAGGTGGAGAGGGAATGGTGGGAACTGGCTGGAACTGGGGGGCTGGATGGGCGATCCCTGTGCCCGCTGAGTCCGGGCAGTGGGATCCCTGCACCGGGCAGGTCTGGGGAGAATGGTCCGCACACATGGGTGGGGAGATCCCTGGGGAGACCTGCGTGCCAGAGGTGATTCCCACGCTTGGGTGGGGTTTGCGTGGATGGACCTGTGTTCCCTGCGTGTGGGAAACCTGGATGGGAGGATCCCTACCTGCGGGAGGTCTGGGTGGGGGATCCCCGTCCGTGGGTGGGGTATggtggggacatccctgggcaTCCCAGTCTGGGGGAGCTCGTGGTGGGTGGTCCCTGGGGATCCCTGCCTGGTGGAAGTCTAGGTAGATCCTCAGGAACAGGAGAGGGATTGCAGCATGGGGGAGCTTGGGGGTGGTGGGATCCCCGCGTGTGCGGGGAGCCTGGGTGGGTGATCTTTGGGGATCCGCGTGTGGGGGGAGCCTGGCTGGGTGATCCTTGGGGATCCCCTTGTGAGGGAGTCTGGGTGGGTGATCCCTGCGTGGGGAGAATCTGGTTGGGGGATCCCCGCGTGGGGGGAGTCTCGGTGAGGGATCCTTGGGGAGCGAGTCTGGGTGGGTGAATCCCGGGGATCCCCGCgtggggggattttgggtgggGCGAACCTCAGGACGAGGTGAGGGATCCCCACGTGGGGAGCTCGGGGGGCGATCCCCCAGCGCACGGGCGGGCTGCGGGTGATGCACCCACACACGTGGCGAAGCCGGGCGGGCGCTCCCcgctcccggggctcccccgCGGCCGCGGTCCGtgccgggcagggccgggggctCCCGGCcggggcggtgccggtgccTTTAACGCGCGGGGGGGCGGCCGCAGGCGCGGCGGACGTGCGGGGCCGcctcctccccttcctgccGCCCGCGCCGCGCAGCACCGGCCGCTCCCGCTCcgtccccgcagccccggcccggcacggccctgccctgtcctgcccgCCGCCGTCTCGGTGAGTCCCGCCCGGGGAGCGCCGCGGGccgcagcggggccgggccctCCCGGCGAGGGGCGGCGGGCCCAGGCCGcggcgggcccggggctgcggcCCGGCcgggtgtggggggggggggtggtcgGGGCGCGGCCCCACGGCGGGGAGAGGCCGCTGCCGTGGGGCCGGCGGGGTTCGGGGGGGCTCCGGTGCTTCCCGAGCGCATCTCCCCGGAGCCGGGTGAAGCGGGGCAAGCACGCCGTGTCCGCGGTGCTCCCGGAGCTGCTGCGTTAAACCGCCCGCCGAGGGGCGGCTGGGCGAGCACTGACGGCCGAAGTGGGATCTCGGAGCGTTCCCCGTGGCTGTCGGGAGCCCCGGGTGAGGTTTTGGCGAGAGGCGGCTGCTGCAGCGCCCGGGTGGCCGTCGGAGCTTTAATGAGCGTTGCGCTTCATTGCCGCGATCTGGGCCGCCTTGGGTGCCCGTGCTGGTGTCAGATGCTCGCAAATGCTGCTTCCCCACCCTCGTAGGTGATGTTGTCAGTGGTGTTTCATTTCTGAGGTTGCCCGTGCCCTTTGGTACAGCTCCGGTACGGGGTTGTGTGCAGCTCTGTTAACCCTGGAGGTGTTGCTGCCCCTATCACCTCTCCTCTACTCACGGCTGACTCCCTTCTTCCAGCCTGCAAGTTATGGAGAAGGAACGAGGAGTTAAGGTGGGAAAGCTACACCTTTTGTACCCGGCTGCCTTCAGCTGATGAAGTATTTTAATTGAGTAGGTGGCTATTAGGAATAACGTAGCTTAGCTTCTTTTCTGCATTAGACAGTGACAAGTTCTGCTCTCCAGTGATGTGCATCCACCCGTGTGCTTTAGATTTGTCATTTTATGACCTTTTCCCCCCCACATCCCCACTAAGGCAGTGCTGTGTATTTTGAGGTCACTCTTAGAAAACCTCAAAGataatttttcactttgtgGCAGAGGGAGCTCACAGGAGCTGAGCTGATAACCCTGCTGTAgctcttttctgtttaaaattctctcttttttcccccatgttcCTTTAGTGTTTCTGTTGCTGCCTCTGTCCACCAACCTAGATGGCATTTAGTTGACATGACTCTTCTATTTAACATCTCTTTACCTATGACAAGGCAAAAATCTCTCGCTGGGCAGTCCGAACTGCTTGCTGCAAAAGTTGAGAAGGGATTCAGTTCCTATGTTCCAGCTCCTTTCAGATGTTTTTCATTGCCTTTTCTCTCTGTGGATCACTATCACCCTCCTCTTCGGCTTGGGCTGGAAGTGTTTCTCTGCCTAGTGGACCTCTTGCCTGTAACTGCGCTGTAGTTTCTGCCCGCGAACAGGCCATGCAACTCGCTTTACcacatattttttctcttgcctCATATGCTGATGCTGCTTTCTGCATACTGTgattaaaataacttttgtgTGTAACTGCAGCAGTGAAAGGTTGGGGATTGGAAAGAAACACTAATTCTCTGGTAGAGTTATTACCAAATACCttttttggtaggtttttttttcttaccaccCTCCCTTTTCTAGCTGCTCTCAGGAAGATGCTTTCTGCTCTCAGAAATAGCAGCAGTAGGATCTGAAGGACACAGTGAGATTTTGATTTTATCCTTTATCCCCTGTCACAGACCTGATGACTACTTTGTTTCTGAAACTCcttgaagaaaagggaaggactTACTCAAGCCTGTGTAAAGCTGTGGCGTTGCTTGGTTAGCTCTGTAACAGCTTTCATTTGCGTcatctgcttttgctgctggagGTTTGGTGGTTATGGCTTGGAAATGTCTAATCATTCTTGACCCTGGGTGCTGTAAACCTAGGGGTAAAAAAATCCCTTAGGACCTGGAATTCCCTGTGAATTTCAGAGGTGATGGCTGGGACTGTGTTTAAGCTACACCCAAGACCCTAAAGTGTGAGGACACAGGAGACAGGacatgtgttttattttaagcatcAAACTTGGTTGCTCCTaatccctccctgtgctgctgccaaggcACCCACCTCTCACCATTGACTTTGTGAGGCTTCAGCTCCCAAGTTTAGTTCCCTGGTCATGCCCCAGTGACGTGCCTGAGTAAATAGTGTGAATGTCCTGCCTGAGTATATCCTGTGCTGTcctgcacagggatggggaggaagcAGAAGGCAGAGTGGCAGGAGGAGGTAATTCTTCATCCTGCTCTTCACTCCAAAAGCTGTGCCAGCAACCCAAATCAAGTTTAGTTTCCCTGTTTTTAGCACCCATCCACGCTGTGGATGCCTTTCATAACACAACTGCTTCCAAAGTGAAACTTGATCGGTTTATTCTTTCTCCATCTCCACAGGAGAGCTGTTGGAGAACCTCCTTGAATTCTCAAGCAGTTGCTGAATTTCCATCCACACAGTGCTCTTGGCCTGTTGGTGTAATTTGTTTTTGGTTCTAGTGTTTCCATTTGGTTTAAATGATTGTTTTCCCTCCCTGATGTAATTAGAGCAGTTGGATCCCCTCCTGACCCCTTGTTTTCATTGGTTAAACAAGTCAAAGTCTTTAAGTCTCCTTGAGTTGTTGTCTTATTGATATTCTCAGGATTTCCTTGTCAGTGACAACCTTTTGCCTTTACCCATCAGAACCTTTTTAATATAAAGGGAATTTTATGCATCTGTGTTTAGCTCTTAAACTTCCTGCTCTGCATTGGCAAAGCAGCAGGATTGggctatttttaaaagtaggaaTATTTTGGAGGGGACTGATTGCTGCACTAAGCTCACAAACTTTTTGACATTCCTCGGGTGATTGTTTCAGGCTAATGAGACAGGGAGTTGCTGGGCTAAATCTGTCCCAGACAAATCATTTCTTGTTAATGACTGTGCATAAACTATGGAGATGATAAATTGGAGAATTACCAGCCCATGACTCCTAGGAATCTGCTTCTCCTCTCATCGTTATACAAGATGTCCaagcaaataaaacacatggggactttaaaaaaaaaaaaaaaaaaaaaagaagtatttatttatttttttagaaatgtaaaAGCTTCTTCCTGTTCGCATGCCTGAACTACAGCTGGTGGCAGGAGAGAGGGTACTTGGGAGCTTTGAAAACTTCCTATTTCTTGCCAGAATGGAgcctttaaagtattttcttacaATGTGGGCTCTTTGGCACTTTTTCCAGGCTGATGCCTGTGGTCTGCAGTTTGGGAACACATCTGTGCCTGTTGGCGTGAGCACTGCCTTAAAGACtgattcctgctttttttatttttgcccccATTTCCAGTGAtttcagagcaggagcagcagccctttCGTGGCTAAGCACCGTGCATTGATCTGgactctgctgcttccagctgagGAATTGTTTTTTACCTGGTGGATGGAAGAAGCAGAGTGGATCCAGGTGCTGCTCTGAGATAGTGCCCAGACATCTGTAATTCCTGCCATTCCTctgcaagggttttttttccccctctctgtgAGGACTAAGTAGCACCTGGGCTGGGTTCCCTGTGTTTGAACTCATCCTCTCCTGGTCACTGCCATGCCTGTGTACAGGACTGCTGCATCTAATTAGATTATATTAGAATGAATAAGTGAATCTCGATAAATGAGCTTACGGGGGCACTGTCGGGTCAGCTCAGTCCCTAAATATAGGtcctgggcagaggggcaggccTGGTGCAGGATCTCTCcataaagcaaaattaaacagAGATCTCCTGGGAGTGCATAAGTTCTGCTGCCTTGGCCATCTTGTCAGCCTGGATGCTCCAGTGTCTTGGTATAAGAAATACCAAAGTCCACCCAAATACGAAGATTCTTTAATTGAAGC
The window above is part of the Vidua macroura isolate BioBank_ID:100142 chromosome 6, ASM2450914v1, whole genome shotgun sequence genome. Proteins encoded here:
- the LOC128808471 gene encoding translation initiation factor IF-2-like — its product is MLESHLSHTVKELSFTTFLMQLLMPQGTGNLRNETPLTTSPTRVGKQHLRASDTSTGTQGGPDRGNEAQRSLKLRRPPGRCSSRLSPKPHPGLPTATGNAPRSHFGRQCSPSRPSAGGLTQQLREHRGHGVLAPLHPAPGRCAREAPEPPRTPPAPRQRPLPAVGPRPDHPPPPHPAGPQPRARRGLGPPPLAGRARPRCGPRRSPGGTHRDGGGQDRAGPCRAGAAGTERERPVLRGAGGRKGRRRPRTSAAPAAAPPRVKGTGTAPAGSPRPCPARTAAAGEPRERGAPARLRHVCGCITRSPPVRWGIAPRAPHVGIPHLVLRFAPPKIPPRGDPRDSPTQTRSPRIPHRDSPHAGIPQPDSPHAGITHPDSLTRGSPRITQPGSPHTRIPKDHPPRLPAHAGIPPPPSSPMLQSLSCS